In Chitinophagaceae bacterium, the genomic window CTTAAAGTAACATTTTTAGCTTCGTCACCGGTATTATCCGTATACCCACCAATTTTAAACTTTGCATTGGGAAATGATTTGGCAATAGTTACAAAATTTTTTAACTGTAGTATAGATTCTTCGGTAATATCCGAGCTGTTTGTTTTAAAGCGTACATTGGTAAAATCGAACCAGTTACCTTTTGCGGTATCCACTGCATCGCTGCTTTGTAAAAAGCGGATCAATTTAGCCTCTGTACTGTTTTCTCCTACTGTTAATTTTACGCCGCCGGGCAAATCGAAGTTTACCATGCTGCCTATATTATAAATAAAATTACCCAGGCTGTCCAGCGTTCCTACAGGAGCATTAACAATGGGGGCAATTGTACTTGCCGTATCCTTATGCATGGTACTATCTGTATGCGTTTCTGTAGCCACAGGGGTTTTTTTACAACCTTTTGAAGAAATATAAAGCGAAGCGGCGCCAATAGCTGCTAATAATAAAATGGGCAATAACCAACCCATACCACTTTTGTTTTCTACCGGCTCGTTGTGAAATGCTTTTGCTGCACTGCCAACTTCGGCGGCTGCATGGCTTGCATCTCCACCTAAAATACTGCTAAGGCTAAAACCACCTGGTAAGGCAGATTCTACAGCATTTTTTTGCCCACCTAAATATGAAGCAAGGCTGCTGGCATTTAAATTATTTCCGGCTGCATGCTTACCAATTAACGATAACAATGCCGGGGCTACAAGAGAAAACAAAGACGATGAAGTAGAAGATTTTACACCCGAAAATTTGGAAATTAAATTACCGAGTAAATCCGTTTTGTTTCCAAATAACCCACTAAGTAGGCCCGAAACACCACTGCCACCACCGGAGAGCAAAGAACCAATATTATCCAAAATACCGCTGTTATATTGTTCATTAGCCATTTGGGCTACGGTATTGGCTCCATCTGAGGTTGAAGATTTGTTGATTACAGAAGAAAGTACAGATGGCACTAAAGCGCTAAGCGCTTTTGTAATACCAGATTCGCTTTCGCCAAGCGATGCACTAGCCTTGCTTACCAATTCATTTGTAAACAGGCTTTTGGCAACTTCAATTAAATTCATTGTTTTTAGTTTTAATTGTTAAAAAATAGAAAGGGTTCTAAATTAATATTTAGGGGTAGTAAAAGTATGCCAGTCTGCCTAATTTTAATCAAAATTTTTTAACTGTTATATTTACCTTTTACATACCTCATTTACCATTAATACCATTCCTGGCTTTATTTACCCGGTATGATTCGTAATTTTACGGCAAATGTTTAAGTATATTTCTAAATACTGGTTATGTCAAATCCTTGGTTGGGGAACGATGATGGCAATAAGCCTTTTTTTTGTTTATACATCGGGTAAAATTGACAGTAATTATACCATCAGCCTGCTTATTAGCTGCTTACTGGGTATTTTTATAACACACATGATGCGGTATTTTATACATTACTATAGTGTATTAAAAAAGCCGGTAAGTTCCCAGCTTTATTATTTTATTATACTTACGCTTATATTTTCTATATTGTTTGGCGGCATATCTGAAGCAGTTGATTATATAGCCGGAGTGAACCCTGAAAGGCTCCAGAAATATTCTACAGCAAAACGCATTTTTTTAAGCAGCTTTAATTCACTTTGGTTAATAGGTATTTGGAACCTCATTTATTATCTATATCATTATATTGAAACAAACCGAAAACAGGAGCTGGATACTTTACGATTAGAAGCCATGGTAAAATCGCTGGAACTAAAAACCATAAAATCTCATATTAACCCTCATTTTATTTTTAATGCCCTTAACAGTATCCGTGCCTTAGTAGATGAAAACCCCGAAAGGGCAAGAAGGGCAATAACCGAACTGAGCAATATTTTAAGGAGCAGTATGCGTGCCGAACAAATGGAAACCGTACCCTTACAGCAGGAACTGGATATTGTAAAAGATTATCTTGCCCTGGAACAAATGCGCTTTGAAGAACGGTTAAAAGTAAATTTTGATATTGACTCCGATACGCTCAATCAACCCGTTCCGCCAATGATGCTGCAAACCCTTGTGGAAAATGCTATTAAACACGGTATCAATAAACAGGAGCATGGCGGATTTATAACTGTACGATCTGTATTTGTCAACAACCATCATGAATTACTGGTTATCAACTCTGGCATATACCAATCTAAAATTGACAAAAGCGAAACTGGTTTTGGAATAAAGAGCACACAAGACAGGCTGAATTTACTTTACCAGGGAAAGGCCAATTTTGAAATTCATGATATGAAAGATAATACTGTACAATCGAAAATCATTATTCCTATTACAGAAATTTTATAATGAAATTTAATTAACCCATTATGTTTAAAGCGGTAATTATTGATGATGAACGATTAGCCAGGAACGAATTAAAAAAATTATTGGCCGATTTTTCCGAAGTAGAAATCATTGGAGAAGCTGCCAATGCCAAAGAAGGTATTGAAAAAATTGATGAACTCAACCCAGATTTGGTTTTCCTGGACATTCAAATGCCGGGCAAAACCGGGTTTGATATGCTTATGGAAGTAGACAGGGCGCCACATGTAATATTTACCACAGCATACGATGAGTTTGCATTAAAAGCATTTGAAGTAAATGCCCTGGATTACCTTATGAAACCGGTGGAACCCAAAAGGCTTGCCGATGCATTGCAAAAACTCAAACAAGCAGAAGAAAAAGAGCTGGCTGCTATAAATGCTTCCGGCCGTGGTATTTTGAGCGAAAGCGACCAGGTTTTTGTAAAAGACGGTGAACGGTGCTGGTTTGTAAAATTATCTGATGTACGTTTTTTTGAAAGTGTTGGCAATTATGCAAAAGTATATTTTGGCACCAATAAACCTTTAATCTTAAAATCTCTAAATGCACTGGAAGACCGGCTCGATGACAAGATATTTTTTAGAGCAAACAGGAAACACATTATTAACCTCCGCATGATTGATAAGGTAGAACCCTTCTTTAATGGCGGGCTATTGCTCGATTTAAAAGGAGGCGATAAAATTGAAGTAAGCCGCAGGCAAGCTGTAAAATTTAAAGAAATGATGAGCCTTTAGATTGATTTTAATTCTTATGTGCCGAAAAATAGGTTTATCAATCGGCAATATTCATGTGCCGAAAAAAATAAAAACAACGATAAAACTTATGAGCTTCATCGTAATAAAAATGTGGCAATAACTCTTCGAAAAAATAATTGGAATTTATACTTTTACCGGAATGCTATGAATTGCCGAAGCAATTTCTTTAATTAAAGAAGTGTCTTTTTCAAAGGCATTGCCCACTACAATTAGGTCGGCTCCGGATTTGCAATTGAGGTAGGCTTTTTCCGGGTCTTTAATTCCGCCGCCAATAATGAGAGGAACATTAATATTTTCAGCAACATCTGCAATCATACTTTCAGCAATAGGCCTTTTGGCGCCACTGCCGGCATCCATATAAATCAACTTCATGCCCAGCATTTCACCGGCCATTGCAGTACAAATTGCAATATCATTTTTATCAGAAGGCAAGGGTGCAGCATTGCTGATATACGAAACCGTTGTGGGAGCACCGCCATCTATAACCATATAACCGGTAGGTATAACCTCGAGGCCGCTTTGCCTCACTGCAGGTGCACTCACTACATGCTGGCCAATAAGTAGTTCAGGGTTGCGTCCACTTATAAGCGATAAATACAATAATGCATCGGCATATTTACTTACCTGGCCTGGGCTTCCCGGAAATAAAACAACCGGTACCTTACACTCCTTTTTAATCATTTGTACACAAGTATCCATAAAATTAGAAATAACCAGGCTTCCGCCAACAAAAAAATAATCCACTCCTGCTTCCACGGCAATTTTTACCAGGCGGCTTACGCTGCCGGCATTTACCTTGTCGGGATCTATGAGAACGGCAAATTGTTTTTTACCGTTATGCTTTTTTTCTGTTAATGATGTATAAATGCTTTGCATACAATTGTTGTACTATTGCAAAAATGCTTTATTTTTTGTACTTAAGAAAATATTAACGCCCCAAATAAGCCATTTCAATTGAAATTACATTTAATAATAGGTAATTTTGGCTGTATGCGTTCCATAAAAGCTGAAATAATTTTTAAAACTGCCCGAAGTGGCGGCAAAGGTGGCCAAAATGTAAATAAAGTAGAAACCATGGTTACCGGGTTTTGGCATTTAAAAAATTCCATGTTGTTTTCTAATGATGAAAAAAACAGGCTTACAGAAAAACTTAATTCCCATATTAATGCCGAAGGTTTTCTTTTTGTAAAAAGCCAGAGTGACCGAACACAGGCCGGCAATAAAACTTTAGTTGTTAAAAAAATAAATGAGCTCGTTCAAAAGGCATTGATTGTACCCAAAAAAAGAAAAGCCACAAAACCCACAAAGGAAGCAAAAGAAAAGCGCATGGAAACCAAAAGAAAAAATGCGTTACAAAAACTGCATCGGCAAAAAGTTTCAGCCCATGAATAAATATGCTACCCTATATATTGTTTTGCTTTTTGCCTTTTGTTGCCCTGTGCAAAGCCAGGAAATTATTGACAAAAAAACCGTCATTCATTTTGTACCTATTGCCAATGGCAAGCCCGTTCAACCAGACAGTATTTACCAAAATGCTTTTGGAGAAACATATTCTGTAAGCAAATTAAAATACTATTTAAGTAATTTTAGTATAGGCAGCAAGGTGGATGCAGGCATATATCTAATTGATGCCTTTGCTGCAGACAGTGTTATTTTACAACTTCCACTCAATGCAAAAGGGATACTGCATTTTCAACTGGGCGTGGATAGTATTTACAATTGCAGTGGCGCACAAAGTGGGGTACTGGATCCGCTCAACGGCATGTTTTGGACCTGGAACACCGGATATATTAATTTTAAGCTGGAAGGATACTCTGCATTTTCATCAACCAACATAAAAAATATTGAGTACCATATTGGCGGATACGCCGGTGAAAATAAAACAATGAGAAAAATACAACTGCCTTACTCGTTACCCAAAAAAACACAGGATATTTATATACAATTTAATTTAGACAATTTTTGGAAAAGTAGCTCGGCTTTTAAAATTGCTGAATTACCGGTTATTACTTCCCCCGGTAAAAATGCTAAAATTGTTGCCGATAATTTTAGCGCTTTGTTCAGCATTTTGCCACAATAGAATTATTTGTTTTGAAAAAAAATACTTTTTTAGCAGGCATTTTTTTTATTTCACTCATACTTATTTCGGGTGCTGGTTTTATGCATAAGCCAACTCCCGTTGCATTTGAAACCCCGAAAGGCTGGCCCAAACCACCTACCGAAATTTTTGCAAGAAACACACTTACCCAGGAAGGCTTTTTGCTGGGGAAAAAACTTTTTTATGATGGCCTGCTTAGTAAAGATAGTATTACCAGTTGTGCAAGCTGCCACCAGTATTTTGCAGCCTTCAGCACATTTGAACACAACTTTAGCCATGGTATCAATAACCGGTTTACCAACAGGAATGCCCCCGGACTTTTTAACCTTGCTTGGAAAACATCTTATCATTGGGATGGTGGCGTAAACCATTTAGAAGTGCAGTCGCTTGGCCCAATTACCGATAGTAATGAAATGGGTGAAACGCTGGAAAATGTATTGCTAAAATTGAGGACCAATCTACCTTATCCCCAATTATTTAAATCAGCATTTGGCGATACGGCCATTAGCTCACAAAGGTTACTTAAAGCCTTAGCTCAATTTACAGGCAGCCTTATAAGTGCAAACAGTAAATATGACCGGGTTAAAAATGGCAAAGAAAAATTTAATGTTTATGAACAAAATGGCTACGAAATTTTTAAAACCAATTGTTCCATCTGCCACAGCGAACCACTTTTTACAAACGATAAATTCAGCAATAACGGATCGGGTTTAAACAAACAGGGTGATGTGGGCAGAAAAAGAATTACCGGGCTAAGCAGCGATTCCCTGCAATTTAAAGTGCCAAGCTTGCGTAATATACAACTTACGCCGCCTTACATGCACGATGGAAGTATTGGCTATATTACCAAAGTAATTAACCATTATACCACAATTGACAGCAGCCTGCCGCAACTGGACCCTGTACTAAAAACACCCATCAGGCTTAGTGATAGAAACAAAGCAGAGTTGCTGGCGTTTTTATTTACCCTTACTGATACTTCATTTACCAAAAACAAAAAATATGCACCTGAAGAAAATATTATTTTCAGGCATTAACCAGGTTGTAAAAGGACATTTCAAAAATTGAACAAGTTATTAAATGGAGAAAAAGAATAAATTGCACCTAAATAATATCACCTCTTGAGCGGAATTAAGAAACTGGCAGGGCAAACTTTATGGTACGGCGTACCCACAATTGCCAGCAGGTTTTTGGGGTATATTATGAATATGGCATTACCTTTTTTTATAGATATGCCGGGCAAAACCGCCGATTTGGTTCAAACCTACACCATCATTCCTTTTTTAAATGTGCTGTATGCTTATGGAATGGAAACAGCTTATTTTCGTTTTTCTCAAACACTCGATAAACAAAAGCTATACGGCACACTTTCCATTTCTCTTTTTACAAGCACCATACTTTTTAGTATTCTTTTATTGCTTTTTAGGGATAGCCTCACTTCGGCAGCCGATTTACAAAGGCACCCAGAATATGTTGTATGGATGATTGTCATTATTTCAATTGACAATTTAAATACGCTTCCTTTTGCAAAACTTAGGCAGGAAGAAAGGCCCAGATGGTATGCCTTAGCAAGGGTAGCCGGAATTGTGGTTAATTTATCTATGGTAATTTTTTTTCTGGGTATAGCGCCTAAAATTATTGAAGCTAATCCTGATAGTTTTATAAACTATTTTTACAATAAAGATATTGGGCTGGGTTATTATTTACTGGGCAATATTTGCGGCAGCCTTTTTACACTTTTGCTCTTATCAAAAGAACTGCTTCAAATAAAATTGGTATTTGACAAAGCCATTTGGAAAGAAGTAATGAAGTACAGCTACCCATTGGTAATTGTGGGCCTGGGCGGTATGGTGAATGATGTGCTGAGCCGCCTTATTTACCGGCATGTAGTGGATTTACCCATAGATCAGGCCGATCATGAACTGGGTGTTTTTGCCAATATTTTCAGGCTGGCATTGCTTATTACCATAATGATACAGGCTTTTAGAATGGCTGCCGAGCCTTTTTTCTTTAAACATAGCGAAAGCAAAAATGCACAGCAGACTTATGCAAGGGTGATGAAGTTTTTTGTAATTGCCTGTTGCTTTATGTTTTTGTTAATTGGCTTGTTCCTGGATGTTTTTAAATGGATTTTTGTGCATTTTGCCAATCCACGATGGGCAGAAGGCTTGCAGGTAGTGCCCTTGCTGGCTTTGGGAAATATTTTTTTGGGTATTTATTACAACCTAAGTATTTGGTATAAGCTTACAAACAAAAATATTTATGGCGCTTATATCACTATTGCGGGTGCCATAATTACCATTTTATTAAATGTAACCCTTATACCGCATTTGCATTACGCAGGTGCTGCTATTGCAACTTTTTGTTGTTATTTTTTAATGATGGTAATAAGTTATAAACTTGGCCAAAAATTCTACCCTGTCCCTTACTCTGTAAAAAAACTATCGTTATACATATTTACAGCCGTTGCGCTTTATTTAATTCATTGGATGGTTACTCTTTGGGTTCCCGGTTCATTGCTGTTTTCAATAATTGCTGGTATATTATTATTGGCAGTATTTACAAGGCTTATTGGTTTTACCGAGGCCAAAGACCTGGTAAAACTACCCGTTGTTGGCAGGTTTTACAAACAAAAAGCATAAACAACATTATGCGCAAATTTTTACAATTTATCTTAAAAAAGCCTATTTTATGGATACTGGATTACCTGTCAAAAGCCCCAAAACAAAAATCGGTATTTAAAGCATTAAGCAATTTATATAACAGCAAGGGAAACAGATTCAAAAAGAGGCTGGCCATTTTAAATATTGACAGTAGCATAGATAAGTTCATCGTTTTTAGCGACCAGCATAAAGGAAACCGCAGCTGGGCCGACGATTTTGCGGCATGTGAAAAAAACTATATAGCCGCATTAAATTTTTATAATCGGCAGCAGTACACTTTTATTAACCTGGGCGACAGCGAAGAGCTTTGGAAATTTAATATTACCGAAGTTTTAAAACACAATGAAAATAGTTTTGCAGCAGAAGCGCAGTTTCATCCCGGCAGGTACTTTAAAGCTTTTGGCAACCATGATATTTTATGGAAAAGCCCATTGGATGTAAATTTATTTTTAAACAAAAAATTTCCCAAACCTTTTGTAGTTCATGAAGGTATACTGCTCAAAGTAATCAATACAACAAATACCATTTCCATCCTGTTAACGCATGGCCACCAGGGCGATAAAATGAGCAGCGGCAATGCCTTTAGCGCCTGGGTTGTGGCACATATCTGGATGCCGCTCCAAAGGTATTTACGCATCAATATAAATGCACCAAGCACCGATTTTACCCTTAGGAACAAGCACAACCATTTAATGTATGACTGGAGCAGCCACCGAAGAAATTTAATATTAATTACCGGCCATACTCATAAACCGGTATTTGCATCAGGGAAATATTACTCCCACCCTGGCAATACCATTGAGCTAAAAGACAAAGGCCAGGATTTAAAAGCATCGTATTTTAACACAGGTTGCTGTTGCTTTAATGATGGCGATATTACAGGCATAGAAATTTCTGGCGGTTATATACGGCTCATAAAATGGACCAATGAAGAAACCGAACCTATGAGATTGGTGCTTGAAGAAAAAAAACTGGATGAGCTCATGCATGATTTAAATACCTGAAAACAAAATATTACTTATTGCAAACACTTTTGCATAAGTGCATACAAAACTTTTTTTTCACCGTTTGATAATGTGCCTTTTGTTTCTTTTGCTAAAAAATGCCTGCGAAAAGCTTCAATGGCAGCATCTGTATTTTTTACATCGTAGCCAATAATCTTTAATGCCAAAACAGGATTGAAACCCTGTGGTAGTTTTATATTTGCTGTATCATCATACCAAAGTCCAAAACCTCTTTCGGCAAAATATTTCCAGGGAAAATATACGTTTGGATCAGTTTTACGGGTAGGCGCAACATCGGCATGACCAATAAAATTTGCAGCTGGAATATTATACTCCATTTTTAATTTGATCAACAACGCTTCCAATACATTTAGCTGAGCAATAGTAAATGTATCTACGCCGGAATTGTCTAATTCAATACCTATGGAAACAGAGTTCATATCGGTATTGTTTCCCCATTTTGATGCGCCGGCATGCCAGGCCCTTAAATAATCATTGAGCATGTGGTGGAGCGTACCGTCTTTACAAATTACGTAGTGTGCACTTACTTCTGTACTGTCGGCGGTAAAAGTTTGCACCGTTTTTTCGCAACTGTTTTGTGCCGTATGGTGAATAATTACATAGTTGGGTTTACGTAAATTAAAATTGGTGGTAAAAGCCAGGCTTACAGGTTTTTTTATTGAATCGGCCTTTACGGTATCTGCAGCATGGCCGGAGATTTGGCGCACCAAATCTTTGTTGCGCTCTTCAGAAATTTTATTGGTTTTGGAATATGGGTTGCTTGTGGCGCACGAAGCAAGTATTGCTACAAAAAAACAACCAAACAAATATTTATGCAAATGTGTTTTAAACATTTTTCAAAGTTAAAGAAACGCAATACAGGTTTTAAAAATAAAAAAGCCTTCGCAAGGAAGGCTATTAAAAAATTTATTAAAAAAATCAGGAGCGTTTTTTAGTAATAAGCCTGTATAATACCAGTAAAATAAAAGCACCGCCCACAGCACTAATAAGGCTTTTAAAAGACCAACCCTGGCTATCCCATCCAAAGAGGGTTTTGGTTAAAAAGCCACCCACAAAAGCGCCGGCAATACCAATTAAAATAGTAACTATCCAACCACCGGGATCTTCGCCCTTGTGTAAAAGCTTGGCAATTGCTCCGGCTATTAAACCAAATACAACCCATGAAATAATTCCCATAATAAAATGTTTTAAGTGTTAAAAGATTAAAGAACTGGCAAAAATAAATTAAAGCCAATGATAAATTTAGCAAAAAAAATTTAACCTGCATCACACAATAAATCTCATTTTAAGCACCATTAAATTTTTGGTGGAAAATGCTTAATAACCTCAATGCATAATTTCCCTGCTTATTACCATTTTTTGCACTTCACTTGTGCCTTCGCCAATGGTACAAAGCTTACTGTCCCGGTAAAATTTTTCTACAGGAAAATCTTTTATATAGCCATAGCCGCCAAAAATTTGCACCGCATCGGTACTTACTTCTACAGAAATTTCGCTGGCATAATATTTTGCCATTGCTGCTTCTTTTGTCATGGGCAGGCTTTTCATTTTAAGGTTACATGCCTGGTTAATGAGCAGTTCTGCACATTCTATTTTTGTTGCCATATCGGCCAGCTTAAATGAAATGGCCTGGTACTGAGCAATTGGTTTATCAAATTGCTGGCGCTCTTTTGAATATTTTATAGCTGCTTCATAAGCACCTTTTGCAATACCCAGGGCAAGCGCTGCAATAGAAATGCGTCCGCCATCCAATACTTTCATGGCTTGTTTAAAACCGGCGCCAACTTCACCCAGCCTGTTTGCATCCGATATGATACAGTTGTCAAATATCATTTCAGCAGTTTCGCTGGCACGCATTCCCAACTTATCTTCTTTTTTTCCGCCACTAAAGCCTGCAATTCCCCTTTCTATAATAAATGCGGTACTGTTATCTTTAGCCCTGGGCTCACCAGTGCGACAAATAACAACAGCTATATCGCCGCTTATACCATGCGTAATAAAATTTTTAGTGCCATTTAGTACCCAATTATCTCCCTGTTTTATTGCAGTGGTTTTCATATTTCCTGCATCGCTTCCGGTATTGGGTTCGGTAAGGCCCCATGCACCAAGCCATTCGCAGGTAGCCAGTTTGTTTAAATATTTTTTCTTTTGCACTTCATTGCCAAAGCTGAGTATATGGCCGGTACAAAGAGAATTGTGTGCAGCCAGCGAAAGGCCCACGCTTCCACATACCTTGGCAACTTCCTGTATTACGGCACTGTATTCAAAATATCCCAGGCCAGCACCGCTATATTCTTCAGGAACCAATACACCCATAAATCCCATTTTACCCATTTCTTTAAATACCTGCATGGGAAATTCCTGGGATTCATCCCATTTCATTAAATACGGTTTAATATGTTGATTTGCAAATTCACGGGCACTGGCAGCAACCTGTGATGTAAGCTCGCTTTGAGAAAAATTCATCTTGCAATTAAGTGTTGAGCAGCAAAAATAAAGTATTTAAGGTATAGCTGCAAAGCCGTTTAATTTACCGCTAAATAGGGCTGCAACTTATCATATGCTTCATCAGAGAGGATCATAATTTTTTTGATGTCTTCCACTGTAGCAAAGTTGCCATGTTGGTTACGAAAATTTACAATTACATTGGCCAGGTTATAACGTATATAGGGATGGGTTTTTAGTTCTTCCAAATTTGCAGTGTTGATATTAATTTTTTTAATATTTCCGGATTTTACGATAAGGTAGGGCCTTACTATTTGAAATGTGCTATCGGGTAGTCCATAAGTTTCGCCTACTTGTTCTACTGCATAAAAGCCGCCGAGCCTGGTTCTGAAGTTTACGATACGCTTTGCAAAACCCGGCCCAATGCCCGGCAAAGCTATAAATATGCTGGTATCCGCAAGGTTGATATCTACTTTTTGTAACTCTTTTTTCTCATATTTATTGGGGTATGCAGCAACTTTAAAATTAGTAGCCTTTTCTGCAATGGAAATACGCACATAAGGTATAAGGCGTTCCACATCTAAGGGATTTAATCCCCAAATTTTTTCAATGTCTTCGGGCTTCCTGAATTTGCCCCCTTTTGATATATATTTTTGAATGGTTAATGCTGTTTTTTCTTTAATACCGAGTTTCATCCAGCCTTCGGCATTTAGTGTATTTGGGTCAAAGTAAAAAAGTGTTGCTGCTGTACTGCTTTCTTTTTTATACTCACTTTTTGGTGTAGTATTATTTTGGCGGGGTTGATTATAATTTTTTTCAGTGGCAAGCCATTTCAGTTCCCTATTGAAGCGGTTGTTGTCAATTACGGCATTACCGGCAATAAGTGGATATGCAAAAGGAATTAATGAGAATAAAAATACAAAGCCAAGCAGCACTAAAATCCCCGATCTTTCTTTTGCTGTAAACTCAAAGTATTTTTTTACGCTTAAAAACATGATAACACTTTTTAAGCTATAAAATTATCCCCAAAAGAAATTTGAGACAATACCCGGAATTAGGCATTTTTTAGCATTTCAACTGTAATAGGTCATAGGCCAGGTTACGGTTTGGGGGCAATGTGGCGCTTACATCGGTATGGTTACCCAATTGGTGGCTAATATGTGTAAAATAGCATTGAGGTATTTGCAATTCATCTGCAAGGGCAATAGCCTGGCTTAAGGTAAAATGAGAAACATGCTCTTTATGCCGAAGTGCATTTAATACCAGTATTTCGCTGCCCCTTATTTTTTCTTTTTCTACTACTTCAATTCGGTTGGCATCTGTAATATAGGTAAAATTACCAAACCTAAAACCCAGTACCGGCATGTGCAGGTGCCATACTTTTATAGGAATTATGGGAATGTCACCTACTACAAATATTTCTTCGTCAATAGTATTTAATTCAATTTCCGGTATTCCGGGATATTTCTCTTTTGTAAATACATAATAAAATTCATTTTTTAATGCTTTTTGGGTAAGCTCATTGGCATATACCTGTACTGCAGCATTGCCAAAATAATTAAAGGCTTTTA contains:
- a CDS encoding N-acetylmuramoyl-L-alanine amidase, which codes for MFKTHLHKYLFGCFFVAILASCATSNPYSKTNKISEERNKDLVRQISGHAADTVKADSIKKPVSLAFTTNFNLRKPNYVIIHHTAQNSCEKTVQTFTADSTEVSAHYVICKDGTLHHMLNDYLRAWHAGASKWGNNTDMNSVSIGIELDNSGVDTFTIAQLNVLEALLIKLKMEYNIPAANFIGHADVAPTRKTDPNVYFPWKYFAERGFGLWYDDTANIKLPQGFNPVLALKIIGYDVKNTDAAIEAFRRHFLAKETKGTLSNGEKKVLYALMQKCLQ
- a CDS encoding GlsB/YeaQ/YmgE family stress response membrane protein, which codes for MGIISWVVFGLIAGAIAKLLHKGEDPGGWIVTILIGIAGAFVGGFLTKTLFGWDSQGWSFKSLISAVGGAFILLVLYRLITKKRS
- a CDS encoding acyl-CoA dehydrogenase family protein; its protein translation is MNFSQSELTSQVAASAREFANQHIKPYLMKWDESQEFPMQVFKEMGKMGFMGVLVPEEYSGAGLGYFEYSAVIQEVAKVCGSVGLSLAAHNSLCTGHILSFGNEVQKKKYLNKLATCEWLGAWGLTEPNTGSDAGNMKTTAIKQGDNWVLNGTKNFITHGISGDIAVVICRTGEPRAKDNSTAFIIERGIAGFSGGKKEDKLGMRASETAEMIFDNCIISDANRLGEVGAGFKQAMKVLDGGRISIAALALGIAKGAYEAAIKYSKERQQFDKPIAQYQAISFKLADMATKIECAELLINQACNLKMKSLPMTKEAAMAKYYASEISVEVSTDAVQIFGGYGYIKDFPVEKFYRDSKLCTIGEGTSEVQKMVISREIMH
- a CDS encoding helix-hairpin-helix domain-containing protein; the protein is MFLSVKKYFEFTAKERSGILVLLGFVFLFSLIPFAYPLIAGNAVIDNNRFNRELKWLATEKNYNQPRQNNTTPKSEYKKESSTAATLFYFDPNTLNAEGWMKLGIKEKTALTIQKYISKGGKFRKPEDIEKIWGLNPLDVERLIPYVRISIAEKATNFKVAAYPNKYEKKELQKVDINLADTSIFIALPGIGPGFAKRIVNFRTRLGGFYAVEQVGETYGLPDSTFQIVRPYLIVKSGNIKKININTANLEELKTHPYIRYNLANVIVNFRNQHGNFATVEDIKKIMILSDEAYDKLQPYLAVN
- a CDS encoding MBL fold metallo-hydrolase codes for the protein MHYPPLTITFLGTGTSSGVPMIACNCAVCSSADKKDNRLRSSIMVQSSNTTLVVDTTPDFRFQMLRSKVKKLDAVIFTHPHKDHTAGLDDVKAFNYFGNAAVQVYANELTQKALKNEFYYVFTKEKYPGIPEIELNTIDEEIFVVGDIPIIPIKVWHLHMPVLGFRFGNFTYITDANRIEVVEKEKIRGSEILVLNALRHKEHVSHFTLSQAIALADELQIPQCYFTHISHQLGNHTDVSATLPPNRNLAYDLLQLKC